GCTTGTGACCGTAGTACTGCGTGGAAACCGAAAGCCATCGGACTGTCCACGATTTTCCAGTTTTTTGCATTCGTAGACGCAAGGGGGCTTGCGTCGTAGAAATATGTCGAAGGCCGCCAACGCTGCTCTGGCATTCGTGGTTTTCCCTTTACGTGTGAAGTAACTGCGTCGCAAGACAAGATTTAGCAACTTCCTTCAACTCTCTGGCTGAGCGTGGTGTCTGTGAGTTCGTTATTGCCAACGTGTACTACAGTCGATCGCTGCTATCTGGTTCGCGTCTCGCGAGAAGCCATTCTTGGCTCATGCACCTGTGCTCTCGCGCGTCCAACAGAGTGGCATTCGTGGTTTTTTAATATTCAAATGCGCGATCCGCCGTTTATCTTTTTGTCGGTGCGCCACTTTGATGTCCCGATATCTTGCACTTAGACCGAAGTCTATCTGAAGAGGGGAGCCGGCACAGTGACTGAGTGTTGCTTATTTCGTATTCATCATAATGTCTGCAGGACGGCAGTGAGGTGTACTTCAAAATtaagaagaagacgaaactGGAGAAACTGATGCAGGCGTACTGCAACCGGCTCGGCCAGCATATGGACGCAGTCAGATTTCTTTTTGACGGAGAGCGTGTAAAGCCAGAGAAGACTCCACTGGATATGGGCatcgaggacggcgacgtcATTGACGCGATGGTCCAGCAaactggcggcgcgcagtAAACTGATTTCTTGCATACTGTGCTCAGTGTACCAGTATGGGAGCTTGGCATGAGCCTGAATCTTTTCTTTTGTTTCTGAGCCGTCATCGAGCAGAAGAAGTCAAGTCCGCTTTTCCTGCTTGACTGAAGTGAGTGCGAATAATCTATGTCTCAAGTCGTTTTGATTTCCTTGACAGAAGTCTTCTATCGGCGTATGAAACTTTCAGAGGTTGACTTGAAGCGATTGCCTAAGTCTTTCGGACTCATAGCAAGGCTAGGGCGCTCGGCGGTGCTGAGGACCTTACATTCTTGCCATTTCGTCCTGTCCATCTCATACGGATAAGCTTCCGCGCGGGGAAGGTAGTTAGCACGACACCGACTAAGCACCCGTCCTTCCAGGCGCGTTCACATTTGCTCGTTGTGCTGTAGGATAATATTTAGAACTAGTCGGGGTCAGGGGGTGGTCTTTGCAGGTGAAACCGCTTCATAGTAATAGTCAGAAACAGATATATCTCATTAAATGAATAACAGGGGTCTTCTGCGGCAGGGGTGGTGAGAGGAGCCTGCGTACGCTTGTCCACGCACTGAAGAAAAAACTCTCTCGAAAACATCGTTGGGCTGCCGGCTCAGGGATGACTGCGGTGTACTTCACAATGACATCTGACATGCAGTGAGCTTCTCGGCTCAAGGCTTCGGTGAACAACGCGGGTCATGTGTAGTGGGAAGGTGCCCCGTGCTTCAGGCTGAAAGAAGCCGAGGACTTCTAGGAACACGTTACTCAAGTATACGCAAAGCTTCTGAACATAATTCACCAACTGTCGACGAAACGACGGCGGGCACGGTGCCTGGAGATGCTCTGGCGTTTTTCAGTTCATTCTGCCATGCCTaactccgcagcgcctccggcaAGAGTGGCATCGTGTCTCTCTAGCCCTGATACGGTACCAGGCAGCGATACAGTTCCACTATTTTCAGGGGCAACGCATCCCAGTGTTCCCAGCTGTATGCAGCATCACTAGAAATAACCCACTGGCAGGCATACGTGGCGTGTTGCTTTTCATCCCTTTGATAGTACATGCGCCGATGAGTCGAACCAACGCCGAACTGGTGTCTGCAAGTGGAAGTTTGACTGGAGAGTCTGCATGAAGCGAGAATAGGCTAGAAAACTTAAgcgtgcgtctccgcagcgcctaTGTGCTGTAACGACTGTAGTGGCTGTATACGATATTCCTGCGCTATCGTGATTTTGTGAGCACAACTACACTGCCAGCCTCGTCGTTTTGAGTTGAGCGCGCATCGATACACTGTTCAGTGGAAATGCTACCGCCTGCACCCGCACCGACTCTGTGGGGGCCAGCTGTTGTTAAACTACCGCCTAGTTCTCCACAGACTGCAGCACCCTGCCAGGACCGCTGGGGCTCCGGCCTGTTAAAATGATCAGTTGAAACTTCGTAGATCCTTCACCATGGTACGCGGGTACTTGCTTTTGTCTCGTAACCGGAAACGATAAACACCCCCCGACAAGCGATTGCGTTGTTGTGGCCCTGAGAGGTCTCTCCCTTCAAGACTATGAGTGGAAACTGAAAAGTGAATCACGTCCTAGTTTACTTGCGCATACTTTTCTGGCAATCCGACTATGACAGATTTGGCACTGACAAAAGGTTCGGTCATATTCACACTGCACACCCGTGCGGCAACTCCACGGCAGGCGAACAATCTGATGCCCCTACATGCCAGCTGCCACAGGCAAACTGTTCGCACCTTCAACAAATTTGAAACGACCAGGCGCATTACCCAAATCAAAACGCCGACGGCTCCAATTCACGTTGACTACTTCTTTTTCATGAAGCTGTAGTTCTgggcgttttctctcctcgccttctccagaTCTGCATTAGCGTTCAACGCGAAGTAGCATGTATTGCAGATTATTTTCAAGCCTGCAAACAACAACATCGACATTAAAATAAAGCCAGCACAGCGTCTTGACTACACATGCAACGCGATACTAGCCATGATGATATATTTAGCGAACGGCCGCCTGGCGACACTGTGAAGCCACGCGTGTAGCGCTGTTCATACCATCGCCGTACAGTCATCTTGGTACGCAGCGGGATACAACTAAGAGTAACCCTCTTTACTACACACTGTGCCAAAGCGAAAGCACACGCTCTGCATGCACCAGGTTCCGGTTTTGCCGTTCGAAGAGCCACACCGGTCCCAGAAATCTCTGTCTTGACCTCTGCTTCGCAACATCGACTGGAAGTTCTCCGTACCTTTGGGACTATTCCACATGACCTTAACGTTCGTCGTTTTCGGTTTATCACATCGCCAGCACCTGAGCACAGAGACAGACATCAAGACGTTTTATAGGACTGTGTGCCCCCGCTGACAAGCCACACGCTTGTCGTCAGCCGCACAGGCATTTCCACATGACCTCACAACCCCACGAAATTGACGGCCCAAGTCACCCGAATCCTCGCAGATCTCTGCCAGGGCGTTCGAGCAAGAATCACAACGGAGACCGAAGCAAACTGAACGGAATTGGAGACGCAGCTCATCCGGCCGCGAATGCAAGTAGTGACGTGCTCTTCGGGCGTCTTCCGTCGTCCGATCGCGACTTGATGCTAGGTCGCCATTCCAGTCAATAGAATCTCTACTCCAGAGCTGAACATGAGTCCAACAGTCACGGTCATCCCTCACTCCCCAGCAAACAGCGTGGAAAGTAGCACGTCGCATACAGCAACCACACTTTTCCGAGATTGGAAACACTCAGACTGCGAATTACGCCATCCCACAGCCGAGCCACAGACCGGATCGGGAATCTCACATGTAATACTGCGTCTGGTTGTACTTCTTGCAGCTGCAGTCTTTGGCCTCAAACTCAACGTCAAGCTCGCGTCTTGGACAAGGGTCGAATTTCTTTAACTGCTTTACGACCTTGTTACGTTCTCTAGATGTGGTCGCCGCATTCAGAAGGTCGATCAAGTCACACTTCTTAGCCCCGCAGTATTTGACCATCTTTGCAAAGTATGGAGGGCTTTTCCACAGGGTAGGGCAGCGCTGTCTAAACAGCCTTGCAGAGGAACTGGAGACTGAGTTGGCCGGGTCGACCAAATCTAGAAGAGTGGAGGATGAAAAATTGGCGGGCAACCGCGTGTCCTCGCGAAGGCACGAAAACCGAATAATTCTGACCAGGCGGGCGATCCTATGGTGAGACTACCTCGCCGATAGCAGGATCGGATAGCTTCTCTGCTGTTACATATGTTGCCTCGGATCGTAGGTGACCTCTTTTGCAATGATGACTGCAATGAAGAAGTCGGTGTCGGTGAGAGGGACACGATTAGGGAGACAAAAGGAGGGAAAGTTACAGTGCCGACTGTCACACGAAAGGGGAccgagacgacgcgcagacatTCACAAGTCCCTAGAGTGGGATTCTTCAACGACAGTGCCCAAAAACCAGGCACGTCAGCTTCCTTCATTAATTCTAAACCTGCGCTGAACTCGGCAGCAACGGGCACGGTATCGTAGGTCTTGACTGCAGGTTGGCGTAATGAAGGTATCGCGACTACTTTGCGCACGTATCTACCACCCAATCCGCCGTGGTGAAGCCACTGACACCGGCACGGGGCCCTTCTGGAAGTCGAGCAAGCGCGCCGCAAGCGCAGTCGAGGCCACTCGAGAGGCCGTGCAGCCGTGGACTGCGTAGCCCAGACTCCGCGCTCGGGACGTGATCTGCTGAATGACCCTTGACGATGCCGACTCGACCCAGGTCTTTGAAATAGGTGAGAGGCCGAGCTAATTCGACGTAACTGCTATGGAATGAATGCCTTCGCGCGTCACCGATGCGCTCATGATTTCCCTCAATTTAatacgcgcctgcgccgagtgaggagcggcggccgccgttCGGCCCAACACTGTGTCATCTGCGTGCGCCGGTGCTCCTGCTAGGCTTGAGCGCATTTGGTGGGTTGTCTTGGGTCTTTGAAAAACGTTCTCATGCGCACCAACCTCAAGGGCAAGCTTTTTAACTCTTCCGCTCCGCAAACCCGCTCCCACCCCAGatctgcgtctgcttcgaTTTCGCATGGCTCGGCCGGTCGGCCGCTGAGCCGACTGCTTTCTGAACCGAACAGTGGCGCGGCTTGCTGTTGAGCCTCAGCAGTTCCCACCGCACAGCAAGTCTGCAGCGTCACTCAGAGCAAGATGAAAGCCGTTGCTCTTCACTTTCAGTTGCTCCTCGGGGtgcagcttctcgcgctgTTCTCCGGCTTCGTCCCGTGCTGGTGTGCGGACGTcgggccgccgcaggcgtcgccccCGACGGCGAACGCACTCCACGAATCGACTCCCCATGCGGAAGAACATCACTCAGATCTCGACGGCAAGGGCTCGGTCGCCTtcagcggcgcacgcgccatCGGGTGA
This DNA window, taken from Besnoitia besnoiti strain Bb-Ger1 chromosome III, whole genome shotgun sequence, encodes the following:
- a CDS encoding putative small ubiquitin family modifier (encoded by transcript BESB_049460); its protein translation is MSDDKKDEAGEKEHMQLKVRSPDGSEVYFKIKKKTKLEKLMQAYCNRLGQHMDAVRFLFDGERVKPEKTPLDMGIEDGDVIDAMVQQTGGAQ
- a CDS encoding hypothetical protein (encoded by transcript BESB_049470), whose protein sequence is MVKYCGAKKCDLIDLLNAATTSRERNKVVKQLKKFDPCPRRELDVEFEAKDCSCKKYNQTQYYMCWRCDKPKTTNVKVMWNSPKGLKIICNTCYFALNANADLEKARRENAQNYSFMKKK